CGTGGATGAACCGATTCCGCCGGCTCCTCGTCCGCTGGGAGAAGCGCGAGCAGAACTACGAGGCAATGCTCCATCTCGCCTGTGCCTGGATCACGATGAAACTGGCTGGGGTTTTCGGATAGGCTCTAAGCGCCCGCGCGGCGGGCGTGTCGTTTGGGAGTGGCACGTGTGGGATCACCTCGTGCAACACC
The sequence above is a segment of the Deltaproteobacteria bacterium genome. Coding sequences within it:
- a CDS encoding IS5/IS1182 family transposase; amino-acid sequence: WMNRFRRLLVRWEKREQNYEAMLHLACAWITMKLAGVFG